One Amorphoplanes digitatis genomic window carries:
- a CDS encoding UbiA family prenyltransferase codes for MPKERAAAFRYVRALWLSLREARPQVQLIFVLRFATAAALALLSGAAPGPAIVAGAAAWFLLTWAIYLVNGIGDIVEDRANGSARPIARGDLSPAAASRIACGLSVAGLAVAAAVSPLLVLLGAGQLLLGWAYSMGPAPLKRVTAQAVVAVVLAGLLTYAAGVVSAGGRPEKHLLLFPVMMALWMAVGGVTKDLSDVRGDRLAGRRTLPILLGERRARRVMALVAGAVAGGFVVLAADSPPTVRLASWLVLLGAVVLAWVVCTPAGRDDVFRRRWPYRIFMATQYIAHISVLLRFASA; via the coding sequence ATGCCGAAGGAACGTGCGGCGGCTTTCCGGTACGTGCGGGCGCTGTGGCTGTCGCTTCGCGAGGCCCGGCCGCAGGTTCAGCTGATCTTCGTGCTGCGCTTCGCGACCGCCGCCGCGCTCGCCCTGCTCAGCGGCGCCGCGCCGGGGCCGGCCATCGTCGCCGGGGCCGCCGCCTGGTTCCTGCTGACCTGGGCCATCTATCTGGTCAACGGGATCGGCGACATCGTGGAGGACCGCGCCAACGGCTCCGCGCGCCCGATCGCCCGGGGTGACCTGAGCCCGGCCGCGGCGAGCCGGATCGCCTGCGGCCTGTCCGTCGCCGGGCTGGCGGTCGCCGCGGCGGTGTCGCCGCTGCTGGTTCTGCTTGGCGCCGGGCAGCTGCTGCTCGGCTGGGCGTACTCGATGGGGCCGGCGCCGTTGAAGCGGGTGACCGCGCAGGCCGTGGTGGCCGTCGTGCTGGCCGGCCTGCTGACCTATGCGGCCGGCGTGGTGTCCGCGGGCGGCCGGCCGGAGAAGCACCTGCTGCTGTTCCCGGTGATGATGGCACTGTGGATGGCGGTCGGCGGCGTCACCAAGGACCTGTCGGACGTCCGGGGCGATCGCCTGGCCGGGCGCCGTACGCTGCCGATCCTGCTCGGTGAGCGGCGCGCCCGCCGGGTCATGGCGCTGGTCGCGGGCGCCGTCGCGGGCGGCTTCGTGGTGCTGGCCGCCGACTCGCCGCCGACCGTGCGCCTCGCCTCCTGGCTGGTCCTGCTCGGCGCCGTGGTACTGGCGTGGGTGGTGTGCACGCCGGCCGGCCGGGACGACGTTTTCCGCCGTCGATGGCCCTACCGAATTTTCATGGCGACCCAGTACATCGCCCACATATCGGTACTTCTCAGGTTTGCATCGGCTTGA
- a CDS encoding AfsR/SARP family transcriptional regulator, whose translation MVVRSLGDFSVTIAGTPVESWRAGKARNLFQFLLFNRGQVVPRDRLYEVLWPDGDGDRSTSLKVAAHALRRILGTDEVSISYQDVGYLLRCEGVWIDIEQFEAAIEAARAAERDGDPGGALAAHHRAITLYRGDFLDGEAVQWAEEQRQWARSMVLGSLNHLRADAMRRSDPGAVITWCRRILSIDPFLEEAYQNLFVVHGMLGELGQVRNWHDLCAQRLRDGLDAAPSHRTRKIFELALSGRLLGSEPAPAAPSLQPVSLTA comes from the coding sequence ATGGTTGTACGAAGCCTCGGTGATTTCTCGGTGACGATTGCCGGGACACCAGTGGAATCCTGGCGCGCCGGAAAGGCCCGTAACCTCTTTCAATTCCTTTTGTTCAACCGGGGTCAGGTGGTGCCGCGGGACCGCCTCTACGAGGTGCTGTGGCCGGACGGCGACGGCGACCGGTCCACCTCGCTCAAGGTCGCGGCGCACGCCCTGCGCCGCATCCTCGGCACCGACGAGGTCAGCATCTCCTACCAGGACGTCGGCTACCTGCTGCGCTGCGAGGGCGTGTGGATCGACATCGAGCAGTTCGAGGCGGCCATCGAGGCGGCCCGCGCCGCCGAGCGCGACGGCGACCCCGGCGGAGCCCTCGCCGCGCACCACCGGGCGATCACCCTCTACCGGGGCGACTTCCTGGACGGCGAGGCGGTGCAGTGGGCCGAGGAGCAGCGCCAGTGGGCCCGCTCGATGGTCCTCGGCTCGCTCAACCACCTGCGCGCCGACGCGATGCGCCGCAGCGACCCCGGTGCCGTGATCACCTGGTGCCGGCGGATCCTGTCGATCGATCCGTTCCTCGAGGAGGCGTACCAGAACCTCTTCGTGGTGCACGGCATGCTCGGCGAGCTGGGCCAGGTGCGCAACTGGCACGACCTCTGCGCGCAGCGGCTGCGGGACGGGCTCGACGCCGCGCCGTCGCACCGTACCCGGAAGATCTTCGAACTGGCGCTCTCCGGCCGGCTGCTCGGCTCCGAGCCGGCGCCCGCCGCGCCCTCGCTCCAGCCGGTCTCCCTGACCGCGTAA